Proteins from a genomic interval of Streptomyces sp. Tu6071:
- a CDS encoding type II toxin-antitoxin system death-on-curing family toxin produces the protein MSARLSPADALAVATVAVDDQPVLVRDAALLDSALHRPYGRMLGTEAYPGLFTKAAALLQSLAINHPLVDGNKRTAWIATAVLLRLHGVSLRTDTDTAERLVVSVAAGETRDVGEIADVLRELAGRREPAGERDAARQVRARPPPPLGLAPTPRS, from the coding sequence ATGAGCGCGCGGCTCTCGCCCGCCGACGCGCTCGCCGTCGCGACCGTCGCGGTCGATGACCAGCCGGTCCTCGTACGGGACGCGGCGCTCCTCGACTCCGCGCTCCACCGCCCCTACGGGCGCATGCTCGGCACCGAGGCGTACCCCGGCCTTTTCACGAAGGCCGCCGCCCTCCTCCAGTCCCTCGCGATCAACCACCCCCTCGTCGACGGCAACAAGCGCACCGCCTGGATCGCGACGGCCGTCCTCCTCCGCCTCCACGGCGTCTCCCTCCGCACCGACACGGACACCGCCGAACGCCTCGTCGTGTCCGTCGCGGCGGGGGAGACGCGGGACGTGGGGGAGATCGCCGACGTGCTGCGGGAGCTGGCGGGGCGGCGGGAGCCCGCCGGGGAGCGGGACGCGGCGCGGCAGGTACGGGCACGCCCTCCGCCGCCCCTCGGCCTCGCCCCGACCCCGCGCTCGTGA
- a CDS encoding phytanoyl-CoA dioxygenase family protein: MPVDTDRTLAEKFEADGFVTTGRLLSEAEVDTYREIYDRFLSGEIESGDKRSDLGSHVTRKNGVKENITQIMWPSALHKTLMDMPLHARALSMAKELIGEDAVFDFDMLIHKAPHADVATPWHQDAAYWIDLPDKRAVSIWVALDDAVPDNGCMWYVKGSHKQPLRRHYETADGKNIQCDCSEDEPGATAIPLGLGEGVAHSGTTLHYSRGNSTHSVRRAYILNFRPAEMLRLERERGYDVGLTENVRLVRNSDAAQDAGIQK, translated from the coding sequence ATGCCAGTTGACACTGACCGTACATTGGCTGAGAAGTTTGAGGCGGATGGGTTTGTTACGACCGGACGCCTGCTCTCAGAAGCAGAAGTCGACACCTACCGCGAGATCTACGATCGCTTTTTGAGCGGCGAGATCGAGAGCGGTGACAAGCGGTCCGATCTCGGCTCCCACGTCACTCGCAAGAACGGCGTGAAGGAAAACATCACTCAGATCATGTGGCCGTCCGCTCTCCATAAAACGCTGATGGACATGCCGCTGCATGCACGGGCTCTCAGCATGGCGAAGGAACTGATCGGCGAGGACGCCGTTTTCGACTTCGACATGCTCATCCACAAAGCCCCGCACGCAGACGTAGCAACCCCCTGGCACCAGGACGCGGCTTATTGGATCGATCTGCCCGACAAGCGGGCGGTGTCGATCTGGGTGGCGCTCGACGACGCTGTCCCGGACAACGGATGCATGTGGTACGTCAAGGGTTCGCACAAGCAACCTCTCCGCCGACACTACGAAACGGCAGACGGCAAGAACATCCAGTGCGACTGCTCCGAGGATGAACCCGGTGCGACGGCAATCCCCCTTGGGCTGGGAGAGGGGGTGGCTCACTCGGGTACTACGCTGCACTACTCGCGCGGAAACAGCACACATTCGGTGCGTCGCGCCTACATATTGAACTTCCGCCCTGCGGAAATGCTTCGCCTTGAGCGTGAGCGCGGATACGACGTGGGCCTGACGGAGAACGTCCGACTGGTGCGCAATTCTGATGCCGCCCAGGACGCGGGTATCCAGAAGTGA
- a CDS encoding MFS transporter, whose amino-acid sequence MSDQTADEKPQQALDAEADTAQEGLFSRHYAVATLSFAATMFLTGFTALAVVPTLPTAADALDGVSLFPLVTGCFVAASLLGGVLGGNWADRSGARRPLATGMALTVVTLLVAATSTSIWQLALGRFLDGLAAGMVAVSVNTAIGETYPDRLRPRALALMSTSWIIPSLTGPPLAGVVTEAWSWRAVFYGLAVLTLLPAIALGIVLRGRAWAVAHEHVETLPKRPAVLVAATVSVGAALGQYGVSGWDVRHAVFTVAGMTVLVLLAPRLLPAGTWRAVQGLPATVLLRGLGSGVFFTLEAFVPLMLVSHRHVSAVLIGFIFTSASVVWAGASWVQGRVLENWPRHRLVGAGALVQATAVAVAVAGTLPGVPALTAAAAMPLAAVGMGLLEPSLIVLSLVHSSAGDRGYASGAMQSNQNLGQILILGLAAAALNITLAFGTTGLAGYTTAFGLLLLPSLLLIVLSGRTRQH is encoded by the coding sequence ATGTCTGATCAGACGGCGGATGAGAAGCCGCAGCAGGCGCTGGACGCGGAAGCCGACACAGCGCAAGAGGGCTTGTTCTCCCGCCACTACGCGGTGGCAACACTCAGCTTTGCCGCCACAATGTTCCTGACCGGATTCACCGCCCTGGCCGTGGTGCCTACCCTGCCGACGGCAGCCGACGCCCTCGACGGCGTGTCGCTGTTCCCGCTGGTTACCGGCTGTTTTGTGGCAGCGAGTCTGCTGGGTGGGGTCCTGGGCGGCAACTGGGCTGACCGTTCCGGGGCTCGTCGGCCCCTGGCAACGGGCATGGCACTGACGGTGGTCACACTCCTGGTAGCCGCTACGAGTACCTCGATCTGGCAGCTCGCCCTTGGTCGGTTCCTGGACGGCTTGGCAGCCGGCATGGTGGCCGTGTCCGTCAACACGGCCATCGGTGAAACCTATCCGGACCGTCTACGGCCACGCGCTTTGGCCCTCATGAGCACCAGTTGGATCATTCCGTCCTTGACGGGACCTCCGTTGGCCGGAGTGGTAACCGAAGCTTGGTCGTGGCGAGCAGTGTTCTACGGCCTGGCCGTACTGACACTCCTGCCTGCCATCGCGCTGGGCATCGTGTTGCGCGGCCGCGCCTGGGCAGTGGCGCACGAGCATGTGGAAACCCTTCCCAAACGCCCCGCCGTGCTGGTCGCCGCCACGGTCAGCGTAGGTGCGGCGCTCGGACAGTACGGCGTATCGGGCTGGGACGTGCGGCACGCCGTCTTCACCGTCGCGGGGATGACCGTGCTCGTATTGCTGGCGCCCCGCCTCCTGCCCGCCGGTACCTGGCGGGCTGTACAGGGACTTCCTGCCACCGTGCTCCTACGAGGTCTGGGGTCCGGCGTCTTCTTCACACTCGAGGCCTTCGTCCCGCTGATGCTGGTCAGCCATCGCCACGTCTCCGCCGTCCTGATCGGTTTCATCTTCACCAGCGCATCCGTGGTCTGGGCAGGCGCCTCCTGGGTGCAGGGCCGGGTACTGGAAAACTGGCCCCGTCACCGGCTGGTAGGTGCAGGGGCCCTGGTGCAGGCCACGGCCGTCGCCGTAGCCGTAGCCGGAACGCTCCCCGGGGTCCCCGCCCTGACCGCTGCCGCAGCCATGCCGCTCGCCGCCGTCGGTATGGGCCTGCTGGAACCCTCTCTGATCGTGCTCTCACTAGTCCACAGCTCAGCCGGCGACCGCGGCTATGCCAGCGGCGCCATGCAGTCCAACCAGAACCTGGGGCAAATTCTCATCCTCGGGCTAGCCGCCGCTGCGCTCAACATCACCCTGGCCTTTGGCACCACGGGTCTGGCGGGCTACACCACCGCCTTCGGACTCCTCCTGCTGCCAAGCCTTCTGCTGATCGTGCTGTCCGGGCGCACACGTCAACACTGA
- a CDS encoding NAD-dependent epimerase/dehydratase family protein, protein MKMRSLEGVGPGPIRLSGAVMTHPIRMEAASRLAEADTLGRVCVVTDPEPDGPPTALRSAALAWQSVNEDATHHLVLQDDVVLAEGFFTYAERVAAAVPDEAVAFYAGWEGRTGAALRMAALAGQEWTYAIEEHSPCLALMLPADVARGYTGYAAEEGRGWPYDVVMQRYLNSRGVPIRVSVPSTVDHSEVPSIAGNSTHGWRQSPLFTHRAPEPTTFRCTQFATVPFYQYGLARTALRQDAQAPWQYIETERYLQRVGLGEQSSSALAAAGSSHLPERVTKAVWETAFAMGAVIASLTDELPTREVLRTVLDSVGPGGLCEDYTADDLRELIPAVGELALTAFEAGRRAQPMSAPLTETARVAVIADEDTAFSRHLTGLLGDLGYRAANLSGPLDSAQLKDSAFVVHLGTPRAHSRVLADVLSVVEEAGVERFVHISSAAIYRGLDATTFTEDLITGPPDDAQAREWWEQEDQCRRWGREAGIPVQILRLAEPVGPGVFAEGTAARWIHRAWTRRPLSLDRGRRHQVLDHGDVAGAITALLAAPAGQTVFNVASETYSEEELAELVAVLARRMPWHDAPTAADRGGVMSTELAEKELGWHSALPALGGLRALAQWLACDVHDAVTGLPQIGSDV, encoded by the coding sequence ATGAAGATGCGAAGTCTTGAAGGCGTCGGCCCGGGACCAATCCGGCTCAGCGGGGCGGTCATGACCCACCCCATCCGTATGGAGGCTGCTTCTCGCCTGGCAGAGGCGGACACGCTCGGACGGGTTTGCGTCGTGACAGACCCGGAGCCGGATGGTCCCCCGACAGCCCTGCGGTCCGCGGCCCTTGCCTGGCAGAGTGTTAACGAGGACGCCACCCATCACCTGGTGCTACAGGATGACGTCGTCCTGGCGGAGGGATTCTTCACCTACGCCGAACGCGTAGCGGCGGCCGTGCCCGATGAGGCTGTCGCCTTCTACGCAGGCTGGGAAGGGCGTACAGGCGCGGCACTTCGTATGGCCGCGCTTGCGGGGCAGGAATGGACGTATGCGATCGAAGAACACAGCCCATGCCTGGCTTTGATGCTCCCCGCCGATGTGGCACGCGGCTATACCGGCTACGCAGCCGAAGAAGGCCGGGGCTGGCCCTACGACGTAGTGATGCAGCGCTACCTCAACTCGCGCGGCGTTCCGATCAGAGTGTCCGTCCCAAGCACGGTCGACCACAGTGAAGTACCCAGCATCGCGGGAAACAGCACACACGGATGGCGTCAGTCCCCGCTGTTCACCCATCGCGCGCCGGAACCCACCACGTTTCGCTGCACGCAGTTCGCCACCGTTCCCTTCTACCAGTACGGGCTTGCACGAACGGCTCTGCGCCAGGACGCCCAAGCCCCTTGGCAGTACATCGAGACCGAGCGCTACCTGCAGCGGGTAGGACTGGGCGAACAAAGTTCGTCCGCGCTCGCGGCGGCAGGCTCTTCCCACTTGCCCGAACGGGTGACGAAGGCTGTGTGGGAAACAGCCTTCGCGATGGGGGCCGTGATTGCGTCGCTCACGGATGAGCTCCCCACTCGCGAAGTACTGCGCACGGTACTGGACTCTGTGGGACCCGGGGGGCTCTGCGAGGACTACACCGCCGACGATCTGCGCGAGCTGATCCCGGCTGTTGGTGAACTCGCCCTGACAGCCTTTGAGGCAGGGCGCCGGGCCCAGCCGATGTCCGCTCCGCTCACAGAGACTGCTCGTGTGGCGGTCATTGCCGACGAGGACACGGCATTCAGTCGTCACCTGACTGGGCTCTTGGGTGACCTCGGATACCGCGCCGCCAACCTGTCCGGCCCCCTCGACTCCGCGCAACTGAAGGACAGCGCCTTCGTAGTGCATCTGGGAACCCCCAGGGCGCACTCGCGGGTGCTCGCGGATGTCCTGTCGGTCGTCGAGGAGGCCGGTGTCGAACGGTTCGTCCACATCAGTTCGGCGGCCATCTACCGAGGCCTGGATGCCACCACTTTCACCGAGGACCTGATCACCGGGCCTCCTGACGACGCCCAGGCCCGAGAGTGGTGGGAGCAGGAGGACCAGTGCCGTCGATGGGGCCGAGAGGCCGGTATTCCCGTACAGATCCTGCGGCTGGCCGAGCCGGTGGGACCGGGCGTCTTCGCCGAAGGAACAGCCGCGCGGTGGATTCACCGAGCCTGGACCAGGCGCCCTCTGTCGCTGGACCGTGGACGTCGACACCAGGTACTTGACCACGGAGACGTGGCAGGTGCCATCACCGCCCTCCTGGCTGCCCCGGCAGGTCAGACAGTGTTCAACGTCGCCTCGGAAACATACAGCGAAGAGGAACTGGCCGAGCTGGTGGCCGTGCTGGCCCGCCGAATGCCCTGGCACGACGCACCGACCGCGGCCGACCGTGGAGGGGTCATGTCCACCGAACTGGCCGAAAAAGAGCTCGGCTGGCACTCCGCGCTGCCGGCTCTGGGAGGCCTGCGCGCCTTGGCCCAATGGCTTGCCTGCGACGTACACGACGCCGTCACCGGGCTCCCGCAGATCGGCAGCGATGTCTGA
- the hemC gene encoding hydroxymethylbilane synthase translates to MRESSGVVESVVTVGSRGSALARAQVREMVERWEREVPGARFVRRVITEAGDADRSTPTVAGVTRRAGASAFSSRQEAALVRGEVDVVVHCLKDLPTAPAPGTVLLRTPGPREDVRDALCGATLAGLPTGARVGTGSTRRVAQMLALRPDLEVVPVRGNVPARLARTRTLDAVVLAAAGLHRLGLADEITEYLDPEAYPPAPGQGALAIQVREDSEAARLLAASGDAATDAEVRAERVLLAELHGGCSVPLGTWTSRPSPTLLRLHAAVTTPDGTHQIAATAQGPAEEPEKLALTVAERLLAQGAARILATATA, encoded by the coding sequence GTGAGGGAGTCGAGCGGCGTGGTCGAGAGCGTGGTGACGGTCGGCTCGCGCGGGAGCGCGCTGGCGCGGGCGCAGGTGCGGGAGATGGTGGAGCGCTGGGAGCGCGAGGTGCCGGGGGCCCGGTTCGTGCGGCGGGTGATCACGGAGGCGGGGGACGCGGACCGGAGCACGCCCACGGTCGCCGGGGTGACGCGGCGCGCGGGTGCGTCGGCCTTCTCCTCGCGGCAGGAGGCGGCGCTGGTACGCGGCGAGGTCGATGTCGTCGTGCACTGCCTCAAGGACCTCCCGACCGCCCCGGCCCCGGGCACGGTGCTGCTGCGGACGCCGGGGCCGCGCGAGGACGTGCGGGACGCGCTGTGCGGGGCGACGCTCGCGGGACTGCCCACAGGCGCCCGGGTCGGTACGGGTTCGACGCGGCGGGTCGCGCAGATGCTCGCGCTGCGTCCCGACCTGGAGGTGGTCCCGGTGCGGGGCAACGTCCCGGCCCGCCTGGCCCGTACCCGTACCCTCGACGCGGTCGTGCTCGCGGCGGCCGGGCTGCACCGCCTCGGGCTCGCGGACGAGATCACCGAGTACCTGGACCCGGAGGCGTACCCGCCCGCGCCGGGGCAGGGCGCGCTCGCGATCCAGGTACGGGAGGACAGCGAGGCGGCGCGCCTCCTCGCCGCGAGCGGGGACGCGGCGACCGACGCGGAGGTCCGTGCCGAACGTGTGCTGCTCGCCGAACTCCACGGCGGCTGCTCCGTCCCCCTCGGCACCTGGACGAGCCGCCCCTCCCCCACCCTCCTGCGCCTCCACGCGGCCGTGACCACCCCGGACGGCACCCACCAGATCGCCGCCACGGCGCAGGGCCCGGCGGAGGAGCCGGAGAAGCTGGCCCTGACGGTGGCGGAACGCCTCCTCGCCCAGGGCGCGGCCCGCATCCTCGCGACGGCGACCGCCTGA
- a CDS encoding glycosyltransferase: MTSVESHLAGIVVVNEKYFPHSEKDPAHVGATSFAHSVLRFLRQVELCAGILLYKRDESLTEPLMHFEHRAGFLCAIMRFNFGMDDQAVSRCIAKASQRLLDAQDIRRPAMLYYQTDALLGFHPEELSACVTHHGPFVSDFIGRFPAEETGQAFGDAVKALHLLKYQELGLEKLRYSDRMFVLQHSHIQRRHLIDRGVDARRIRAVRPPIPVLNSAETLQGEKLCAFVTGAELLVFTAVARLDYFKNIELLVDASVQARQRGIPLRMLIVGDEADNDVRRRQLLRRVPTEHLPSFMATSKLSKPQLHALFREVRHQGLFVCPSRYETLGITPLEAALSGVCTLMTNSERVEAGRFFPATYRFEPSPAGLCGAIERIHYSDPGVQHMGKELQGVISEQISEEKFERDALSAWGHFSDTAQELTPTADLAT, from the coding sequence GTGACCTCAGTCGAATCGCATCTAGCCGGCATAGTCGTCGTCAACGAGAAATATTTCCCCCACAGCGAGAAAGATCCCGCACACGTAGGAGCGACCTCATTCGCTCACTCCGTCCTGCGCTTCCTGCGACAGGTCGAACTGTGCGCAGGGATTCTTCTCTACAAGAGAGATGAAAGCCTGACGGAACCGCTCATGCATTTTGAGCACAGGGCTGGTTTTCTGTGCGCAATTATGCGCTTCAACTTCGGCATGGACGACCAGGCTGTGAGTCGCTGCATTGCCAAAGCGAGCCAACGCCTGCTCGACGCGCAGGACATCAGGCGTCCGGCAATGCTCTACTATCAGACCGATGCACTGCTCGGCTTCCACCCAGAAGAGCTTTCTGCTTGCGTGACACACCACGGCCCGTTCGTGTCCGATTTCATCGGAAGGTTCCCAGCAGAAGAGACCGGGCAGGCATTCGGTGACGCCGTCAAAGCCTTGCACCTGCTCAAGTATCAGGAATTAGGGCTGGAGAAACTCCGGTACAGCGACAGAATGTTTGTGCTCCAGCATTCCCACATCCAACGCAGACACCTGATCGACCGAGGTGTGGATGCGCGGCGAATCCGTGCTGTACGTCCCCCTATTCCGGTCCTGAACTCTGCCGAAACACTTCAGGGCGAAAAACTGTGCGCCTTTGTCACCGGCGCAGAGCTTCTCGTTTTCACGGCCGTAGCGCGACTGGACTACTTCAAGAACATCGAACTTCTCGTGGACGCGAGCGTCCAGGCGCGCCAGCGTGGCATACCTCTGCGCATGCTGATAGTAGGTGACGAAGCAGACAACGATGTCAGACGACGGCAGCTGCTGCGTCGTGTGCCTACTGAGCATCTGCCGAGTTTCATGGCCACCAGTAAGCTGTCCAAACCGCAACTTCACGCGTTGTTTCGTGAGGTCAGGCATCAAGGGCTCTTCGTATGTCCCTCGCGCTACGAGACCTTGGGCATCACCCCGCTGGAAGCCGCTCTTAGCGGAGTCTGCACGCTCATGACCAACTCGGAGAGAGTCGAAGCGGGGCGTTTCTTCCCCGCCACGTACCGCTTCGAACCGTCACCGGCGGGCCTGTGCGGCGCGATCGAGCGAATCCACTACAGCGATCCGGGCGTGCAGCACATGGGGAAGGAGCTTCAGGGAGTCATCTCGGAGCAGATCTCCGAGGAGAAGTTCGAGCGTGATGCGCTCAGTGCCTGGGGACACTTCTCGGACACCGCGCAGGAGCTGACTCCCACAGCTGATCTGGCTACTTGA
- a CDS encoding IclR family transcriptional regulator, with translation MTAETSQTLDRGLKVLKLLAETDHGLTVTELSARLGVNRTVVYRLLATLELHALIRRDLGGRARIGLGVLGLGRQVHPLVREAALPALRSLAEDIGATAHLTLVDGSDALAVAVVEPTWTDFHVAYRTGFRHALDQGAAGRAILASRTPAGRTIPTCTLTRDELDAGACGAAAPLLGVTGLEGSVGVVMLPDSVPERVAQRVVDAAREVADALR, from the coding sequence GTGACCGCGGAGACCTCTCAGACGCTCGACCGTGGACTCAAGGTCCTCAAACTGCTCGCCGAGACCGACCACGGTCTCACCGTCACCGAACTCTCGGCCCGGCTCGGGGTCAACCGCACCGTCGTCTACCGCCTCCTGGCCACGCTGGAACTGCACGCGCTGATCCGGCGCGACCTCGGGGGCCGCGCGCGCATCGGGCTCGGTGTGCTCGGCCTCGGCCGGCAGGTGCACCCGCTCGTGCGGGAGGCCGCGCTGCCGGCGCTGCGCTCGCTCGCCGAGGACATCGGCGCGACCGCGCACCTCACCCTCGTCGACGGCAGCGACGCGCTCGCCGTCGCCGTCGTCGAGCCCACCTGGACCGACTTCCACGTCGCCTACCGCACCGGCTTCCGCCACGCCCTCGACCAGGGCGCCGCCGGACGGGCCATCCTCGCCTCCCGCACCCCCGCCGGACGCACCATCCCGACCTGCACCCTCACCCGCGACGAACTCGACGCGGGCGCCTGCGGAGCCGCGGCCCCCCTCCTCGGCGTCACGGGCCTCGAAGGCAGCGTGGGCGTCGTGATGCTCCCCGACTCGGTTCCCGAACGCGTCGCCCAACGCGTCGTCGACGCGGCCCGCGAGGTGGCGGACGCCTTGCGCTGA
- a CDS encoding Imm21 family immunity protein, whose amino-acid sequence MWGSTLSGPPVVVPLSALNGWGGCSGKARSAGAEGRDDYDHAREVEGWGGAGAIGTSTATALVLVLADEPARTCPCWRGCSSCGDRDGHGGGGVRGGGAGPTDPGSAGWLGRSRRMSKTSCGRRSIDCCRRSRVARATPCVAASRSTGVPGHCVRAAHRDHLVTLATGARFQLGRDALMPPAQVGRGWRLAQPHESDLVGLLPSCS is encoded by the coding sequence GTGTGGGGGTCGACGCTGAGCGGTCCCCCGGTCGTCGTCCCGCTGTCCGCCCTCAACGGCTGGGGTGGGTGCTCGGGGAAGGCTCGCTCCGCGGGGGCCGAGGGCCGTGACGACTACGACCACGCCCGCGAGGTGGAAGGGTGGGGCGGGGCGGGAGCGATCGGTACGAGCACCGCCACCGCACTCGTCCTCGTCCTGGCCGACGAACCGGCGAGGACGTGCCCGTGCTGGAGAGGCTGTTCTTCGTGCGGTGACCGGGACGGACACGGAGGAGGGGGTGTTCGCGGCGGCGGAGCGGGGCCGACCGATCCGGGAAGTGCGGGGTGGCTCGGCCGCAGCCGTCGCATGTCGAAGACGAGCTGTGGGCGGCGGTCGATCGACTGTTGCCGAAGGTCGAGGGTCGCACGCGCTACCCCGTGCGTAGCGGCATCCCGATCGACTGGTGTTCCAGGGCATTGTGTTCGTGCTGCGCACCGGGATCACCTGGTAACACTTGCCACCGGAGCTCGGTTTCAACTCGGGCGTGACGCGTTGATGCCGCCTGCCCAAGTGGGCCGAGGCTGGCGCCTGGCCCAGCCCCACGAGTCCGACCTTGTCGGACTCCTCCCAAGCTGCAGTTGA
- a CDS encoding DEAD/DEAH box helicase: MTTTPTSSSHLSPAFPGRAPWGTAGKLRAWQEGAMERYVQEQPRDFLAVATPGAGKTTFALTLASWLLHHHVVQQITVVAPTEHLKKQWAEAAARIGIKLDPDYSAGPVSKEYVGVAVTYAGVGVRPMLHRNRVEQRKTLVILDEIHHAGDSKSWGEACLEAFEPATRRLALTGTPFRSDTNPIPFVTYAEGNDGIRRSAADYTYGYGNALADGVVRPVIFLSYSGNMRWRTKAGDEIAARLGEPMTKDAISQAWRTALDPRGEWMPNVLRAADQRLSEVRKGIPDAGGLVIASDQEQARAYAKLIREITGTKATLVLSDDSGASENIDTFSHNEDRWMVAVRMVSEGVDVPRLAVGVYATTISTPLFFAQAVGRFVRSRRRGETASVFLPTVPDLLGHANALELERDHVLDKPKKNGEEDPYAESEKEMDEANKEQDEDTGEQEQFSFEALESEAVFDRVLFDGAEFGMQAHPGSEEEQDYLGIPGLLEPDQVQMLLQKRQAKQIATSRKKPAEDADLLELPAERRPVVSHKELLELRKQLNTLVSAYTHQSGKPHGVIHTELRRVCGGPPSAEATAGQIRQRIDKVREWATRMK, encoded by the coding sequence GTGACTACCACCCCCACCTCCTCCTCACACCTCTCTCCCGCCTTCCCCGGCCGGGCCCCCTGGGGTACGGCGGGGAAGCTGCGCGCCTGGCAGGAGGGCGCGATGGAGCGGTACGTACAGGAACAGCCCCGCGACTTCCTCGCCGTCGCCACCCCCGGCGCCGGGAAGACGACCTTCGCGCTCACGCTCGCCTCCTGGCTGCTGCACCACCACGTCGTGCAGCAGATCACCGTCGTCGCCCCGACCGAGCACCTCAAGAAGCAGTGGGCGGAGGCCGCCGCGCGCATAGGGATCAAGCTCGACCCCGACTACAGCGCCGGGCCCGTCTCCAAGGAGTACGTGGGCGTCGCCGTCACCTACGCGGGCGTCGGTGTGCGCCCCATGCTGCACCGCAACCGCGTCGAGCAGCGCAAGACCCTCGTCATCCTCGACGAGATCCACCACGCGGGCGACTCCAAGTCCTGGGGCGAGGCGTGCCTCGAAGCCTTCGAACCCGCGACCCGCCGCCTCGCCCTCACCGGCACCCCCTTCCGCTCCGACACCAACCCCATCCCCTTCGTCACCTACGCCGAGGGCAACGACGGCATCCGCCGCTCCGCCGCCGACTACACCTACGGCTACGGCAACGCCCTCGCCGACGGCGTCGTGCGCCCGGTCATCTTCCTCTCGTACAGCGGCAACATGCGCTGGCGCACGAAGGCGGGCGACGAGATCGCCGCACGGCTCGGCGAACCGATGACCAAGGACGCCATCTCGCAGGCGTGGCGCACCGCGCTCGACCCGCGCGGCGAGTGGATGCCGAACGTGCTGCGCGCCGCCGACCAGCGCCTCAGCGAGGTCCGCAAGGGCATCCCCGACGCCGGCGGCCTCGTCATCGCCTCCGACCAGGAGCAGGCCCGCGCCTACGCCAAGCTCATCCGCGAGATCACCGGCACGAAGGCGACCCTCGTCCTCTCCGACGACTCCGGCGCCTCCGAGAACATCGACACCTTCTCGCACAACGAGGACCGCTGGATGGTCGCGGTCCGCATGGTCTCCGAAGGCGTCGACGTGCCGCGCCTCGCCGTCGGCGTCTACGCCACCACCATTTCCACGCCCCTCTTCTTCGCCCAGGCCGTCGGCCGTTTCGTGCGCTCGCGCAGGCGCGGCGAGACCGCCTCCGTCTTCCTCCCGACCGTCCCCGACCTGCTCGGCCACGCCAACGCCCTTGAGCTGGAGCGGGATCACGTCCTCGACAAGCCGAAGAAGAACGGCGAGGAGGACCCGTACGCCGAGTCCGAGAAGGAGATGGACGAGGCGAACAAGGAGCAGGACGAGGACACCGGCGAGCAGGAGCAGTTCTCCTTCGAGGCGCTGGAGTCCGAGGCCGTCTTCGACCGCGTCCTCTTCGACGGCGCCGAGTTCGGCATGCAGGCGCATCCTGGGAGCGAGGAGGAGCAGGACTACCTCGGCATCCCGGGCCTCCTCGAACCGGACCAGGTGCAGATGCTGCTCCAGAAGCGGCAGGCCAAGCAGATCGCGACGAGCCGCAAGAAGCCGGCCGAGGACGCCGATCTGCTCGAACTCCCCGCCGAGCGGCGGCCCGTCGTCTCGCACAAGGAACTCCTCGAACTGCGCAAGCAGCTCAACACCCTCGTCAGCGCCTACACCCACCAGAGCGGCAAACCCCACGGCGTGATCCACACCGAACTGCGCCGCGTGTGCGGTGGACCGCCGAGCGCGGAGGCGACGGCGGGGCAGATCCGGCAGCGCATCGACAAGGTGCGCGAGTGGGCCACGCGGATGAAGTGA